One stretch of Oceanimonas pelagia DNA includes these proteins:
- a CDS encoding LysR family transcriptional regulator: MSSKKQLSQVTDFDLRLLRLFKVVAESGSFSAAESALGITRSAVSLQMSDLEKRLGMRLCQRGRAGFALTDEGREVLRAGEVLLTAVENFRGEVNQINNQLRGELNIGIVNNLVTQPHMSITRALKTLRERSDEIRINISMSTPGEIERGLFDGRLHVGVVPLNTPLSGLDYSQLYEERSSLYCSHEHPFFHADSEPDNEQLGAVDAVVPSYRMTAEAIGLHQLLNCTASASDREGIAFLILTGSYIGCLPDHYAANWVAKGQMKALCPQRLFFDSRLAIVTRKGRRPNLLLEAFLSTLQPAS; the protein is encoded by the coding sequence ATGAGCTCAAAAAAACAACTTTCACAGGTGACGGATTTTGATCTTCGCCTGTTGCGTCTGTTCAAGGTGGTGGCCGAGAGTGGCAGTTTTTCCGCGGCTGAAAGCGCCCTGGGCATTACCCGCTCGGCGGTCAGTCTGCAAATGAGTGATCTGGAAAAGCGTCTGGGCATGCGTTTGTGCCAGCGCGGCCGGGCCGGCTTTGCCCTGACCGATGAGGGGCGGGAGGTGTTGCGGGCCGGCGAGGTACTGCTGACCGCGGTCGAAAATTTTCGAGGGGAGGTGAACCAGATCAATAATCAGCTGCGGGGTGAACTCAATATCGGCATCGTCAACAACCTGGTGACCCAGCCACACATGAGCATTACCCGGGCCCTGAAGACGCTGCGTGAGCGCAGTGATGAAATCAGAATCAACATCAGCATGAGTACGCCAGGGGAAATTGAGCGCGGCCTGTTTGACGGGCGCCTGCATGTGGGCGTGGTGCCGCTCAATACGCCACTGTCGGGTCTGGATTACAGCCAGCTCTATGAGGAGCGTTCCAGCCTGTACTGCAGCCACGAACACCCTTTTTTTCATGCCGACAGCGAGCCCGACAATGAGCAGCTCGGGGCCGTGGATGCGGTGGTGCCCAGCTACCGCATGACGGCGGAAGCCATTGGCCTGCACCAGTTGCTCAACTGTACCGCCTCTGCTTCCGACCGGGAGGGAATCGCCTTTTTAATCCTTACCGGCAGCTATATCGGCTGCCTGCCGGATCACTACGCTGCCAACTGGGTGGCCAAGGGGCAGATGAAGGCCCTGTGCCCGCAGCGACTGTTCTTTGACTCCCGACTGGCCATTGTGACCCGCAAGGGGCGGCGTCCCAACCTGCTGCTGGAAGCCTTTCTGAGTACCCTGCAACCGGCCAGCTGA
- a CDS encoding SDR family oxidoreductase: protein MTNSRVAIITAGGSGLGAGAARALAQEGYKVAILSSSGKGEALARELGGIGMTGSNQSVNDLQRLVERTMEQWGRVDALVNSGGHGPKGDILSISDEDWHAAVDYYLLNVIRPARLVTPIMEQQGSGSIVNISTFAVFEPDPLFPTSSVFRAGLASFTKLFADRYASANIRMNNVLPGFIDSLPETDARRSRIPMGRYGRVEEFASMIAYLCSNKAGYITGQNIRIDGGLTRSI, encoded by the coding sequence ATGACGAATTCCAGAGTTGCCATTATTACCGCAGGCGGCAGCGGGCTGGGTGCCGGCGCCGCACGAGCACTGGCGCAGGAGGGCTACAAGGTGGCGATATTGTCGTCTTCCGGCAAGGGAGAAGCCCTGGCCCGGGAGCTGGGGGGCATTGGCATGACCGGTTCCAACCAGTCGGTAAACGATCTGCAGCGCCTGGTCGAGCGCACCATGGAACAATGGGGTCGCGTTGATGCACTGGTCAACAGCGGCGGTCACGGACCCAAGGGAGACATACTGAGCATCAGTGATGAAGACTGGCATGCGGCCGTGGATTATTATCTGCTCAATGTTATTCGCCCTGCCCGCCTGGTGACCCCCATCATGGAGCAGCAGGGCAGCGGCAGCATCGTGAACATTTCGACCTTTGCGGTGTTCGAACCCGACCCGCTGTTCCCGACGTCAAGCGTGTTTCGCGCCGGTCTGGCCAGCTTTACCAAACTGTTTGCCGACCGCTATGCCAGTGCCAACATTCGCATGAACAATGTATTGCCGGGCTTTATCGACAGCCTGCCGGAAACCGACGCGCGGCGCAGCCGAATCCCCATGGGCCGTTACGGCCGGGTTGAAGAGTTTGCCTCCATGATCGCCTACCTCTGCTCAAACAAGGCAGGGTATATCACCGGCCAGAACATACGCATTGACGGCGGACTGACCCGCTCGATCTAG
- a CDS encoding glycine betaine ABC transporter substrate-binding protein yields MKHRLLLMLALLLSACSPAEQQHIRLLSGDWDSARITTELARLELEQAGFAVTVEQVAPGKIWSALAAGEADASLAAWLPDSSRHHAERFFDKLHDLGPNGPVLKLGLAVPASAALGRISELAGSDYGGHKVVGMMPGHGSLVLTEQALARYHLDEYQLLSGSGEAYRHLVNTAIEQQLPVVIAAWSPSRVMLHPQLKWLKDDQGHFAAGERAHTLVRRGLEDSAPRAMEVLGSIRLTEDELTALLRQVAAEPDLTLAVNRWRAEQTEAEPVQ; encoded by the coding sequence ATGAAACACAGGCTTTTGTTGATGCTGGCCCTGTTGCTGAGCGCCTGCTCGCCCGCCGAACAGCAGCATATTCGTCTGCTCAGCGGCGACTGGGACAGCGCCCGGATCACCACCGAGCTGGCCCGGCTGGAGCTGGAGCAAGCGGGTTTTGCGGTCACGGTGGAGCAGGTGGCGCCGGGGAAAATCTGGTCAGCCCTGGCCGCCGGTGAGGCCGATGCCAGTCTGGCCGCCTGGCTGCCCGATAGCAGCCGCCACCATGCCGAGCGCTTCTTCGACAAGCTGCACGATCTCGGCCCCAACGGCCCGGTGCTGAAACTGGGGCTGGCGGTACCGGCCTCGGCAGCACTCGGCCGCATCAGCGAGCTGGCCGGCAGTGACTATGGCGGCCATAAAGTGGTGGGCATGATGCCCGGCCACGGCAGCCTGGTGCTCACCGAACAGGCACTGGCTCGCTATCACCTCGATGAATACCAGTTGCTGTCCGGCTCGGGCGAAGCCTACCGTCACCTGGTGAACACCGCCATTGAGCAGCAGTTACCGGTAGTCATCGCCGCTTGGTCGCCCAGCCGAGTGATGCTGCACCCGCAGCTGAAATGGTTGAAGGACGACCAGGGCCACTTTGCCGCCGGCGAGCGGGCCCATACCCTGGTGCGCCGGGGCCTGGAAGACAGCGCCCCCAGGGCCATGGAAGTACTGGGCAGCATTCGCCTTACAGAAGACGAGTTGACCGCCCTGCTGCGACAGGTGGCCGCCGAGCCCGATCTCACCCTGGCGGTCAACCGGTGGCGGGCGGAGCAGACTGAAGCCGAGCCCGTGCAGTAA
- a CDS encoding NAD-dependent succinate-semialdehyde dehydrogenase, whose protein sequence is MDSSNALWQTGWYCNGQWQNTEARYEVLNPASGEVLARVARCGGAETERAIAAAATAFEHWRHTTPKERTAVLRRWSELMLAHQDELAELMVLEQGKPLAEAKGEVAYAASFLEWFGEEAKRACGDTIPSPKRENRLWVIKQPVGVVAAITPWNFPMAMITRKVGPAIAAGCTAVVKASSVTPLCANALAVLAERAGVPAGVLNLVSGDSGPIGEALMQNSAVRKLSFTGSTGIGKKLMAQAAGTVKKLSLELGGNAPFIVFDDADLDAAVAGAMASKFRNTGQTCVCVNRFYVQDGIYDAFVSRLAEAAEALKVAEGRVDGAQQGPLITQAALDKVEEHVADALAKGGRLVCGGARHALGGTFYQPTVIADASENMLLAQEETFGPVAACFRFSDEGEAIRRANDTPFGLAAYFYTRDLNRVFRVSEALESGMVGVNEGIISNEVAPFGGVKESGLGREGSQIGLDEFLETKYVNLGNVT, encoded by the coding sequence ATGGACAGCAGCAACGCACTGTGGCAGACCGGCTGGTATTGCAACGGCCAGTGGCAGAACACCGAAGCGCGCTATGAGGTGCTGAACCCGGCCAGTGGCGAGGTGCTGGCGCGAGTGGCCCGCTGTGGCGGCGCCGAAACCGAGCGGGCCATTGCCGCCGCTGCCACCGCCTTTGAACACTGGCGCCACACCACTCCCAAGGAACGCACCGCCGTGCTGCGCCGCTGGAGCGAGCTGATGCTGGCGCACCAGGACGAGCTGGCCGAGCTGATGGTGCTGGAGCAGGGCAAGCCCCTGGCCGAGGCCAAAGGCGAGGTGGCCTACGCCGCCAGCTTTCTGGAATGGTTCGGGGAAGAAGCCAAGCGCGCCTGCGGCGATACCATTCCCAGCCCCAAACGGGAAAACCGGCTGTGGGTGATCAAGCAGCCGGTGGGGGTGGTGGCCGCCATCACCCCCTGGAACTTTCCCATGGCCATGATCACCCGCAAGGTGGGCCCGGCCATTGCCGCCGGCTGCACCGCCGTGGTCAAGGCTTCCAGCGTCACCCCGCTGTGCGCCAACGCCCTGGCGGTGCTGGCGGAGCGGGCCGGGGTGCCGGCGGGGGTGCTCAACCTGGTATCGGGCGACTCCGGCCCTATCGGCGAGGCGCTGATGCAAAACTCAGCCGTGCGCAAGCTGTCGTTCACCGGCTCCACCGGTATCGGCAAGAAGCTCATGGCCCAGGCCGCCGGCACGGTGAAAAAGCTGTCGCTGGAGCTGGGCGGCAACGCGCCCTTTATCGTGTTTGACGATGCCGATCTCGACGCCGCCGTGGCCGGCGCGATGGCGTCCAAGTTCCGCAACACCGGCCAGACCTGCGTGTGCGTCAATCGCTTCTATGTGCAGGACGGCATTTACGATGCGTTTGTGTCCCGGCTGGCCGAGGCCGCCGAAGCGCTCAAGGTGGCGGAAGGCCGGGTGGACGGCGCCCAGCAGGGCCCGTTGATCACCCAGGCGGCGCTCGACAAGGTGGAAGAGCACGTGGCCGATGCCCTGGCCAAAGGTGGCCGGCTGGTGTGCGGCGGAGCCCGTCACGCCCTGGGCGGCACCTTCTACCAGCCCACGGTGATTGCCGATGCCAGTGAAAACATGCTGCTGGCACAGGAGGAAACCTTTGGCCCGGTGGCGGCCTGTTTCCGCTTCAGTGACGAAGGGGAGGCCATTCGGCGGGCCAACGACACTCCCTTTGGCCTGGCCGCCTATTTTTACACGCGGGATCTGAACCGGGTATTCCGGGTCTCGGAAGCCCTGGAGTCGGGCATGGTGGGCGTGAACGAGGGCATTATCTCCAACGAGGTGGCCCCCTTTGGCGGTGTCAAGGAGTCGGGGCTGGGCCGCGAAGGCAGCCAGATTGGCCTGGATGAATTCCTGGAGACCAAGTATGTCAACCTGGGTAATGTAACCTGA
- a CDS encoding alanine/glycine:cation symporter family protein, protein MNELVNAINGYIWSLPLIYLCLGVGLYFSLRTRFLQVRHIKEMVRLMFQGNSSAAGISSFQALALSLSGRVGTGNIAGVATAITFGGPGAVFWMWVVAFLGAGTAFVESALAQIYKEKDDNGLYRGGPAFYIEKGLGMKWYAWIFAISTVLACGMLLPGVQANSIASGIENAFGIPTTVSAAGVVILLGMIIFGGVKRIAHFTQIVVPFMALGYILVAFVIIVLNIGQIPEVVSLIVGSAFGMKAGFGAILGLAIEWGVKRGIYSNEAGQGTGPHAAAAAEVSHPAKQGLVQSFSVYIDTLFVCSATAFMIIITGAYNVMGKAGEAIVEKLPGVEAGPGYTQAAVESVMPGFGGVFVAVALFFFAFTTILAYYYIAETNVAYINRKVHRPWLMFVLKLVLMASVVYGSVKTAGLAWGLGDIGVGLMAWLNIVAILLLQKPALIALKDYEAQKAEGLDPTFDPVKLGIKNADHWVKGKPSRVADEDGAINSGVQAERS, encoded by the coding sequence ATGAACGAACTGGTTAATGCCATTAACGGCTATATCTGGAGCCTGCCCCTGATCTATCTGTGTCTGGGCGTGGGTCTGTATTTCTCCCTTCGCACCCGCTTTCTGCAAGTCCGCCATATCAAGGAAATGGTACGGCTGATGTTCCAGGGCAACTCGTCCGCCGCCGGGATCAGCTCCTTTCAGGCACTGGCCCTGTCCCTGTCGGGCCGGGTAGGTACCGGTAACATCGCCGGGGTGGCCACCGCCATTACCTTTGGTGGTCCGGGCGCCGTGTTCTGGATGTGGGTAGTGGCCTTCCTGGGGGCGGGTACCGCCTTTGTGGAGTCTGCCCTGGCGCAGATCTACAAGGAAAAGGACGACAACGGCCTGTACCGGGGTGGCCCGGCCTTTTATATCGAGAAGGGCCTGGGCATGAAGTGGTATGCCTGGATCTTCGCCATCTCCACCGTGCTGGCCTGCGGCATGCTGCTGCCCGGCGTACAGGCCAACAGCATTGCCTCCGGCATTGAGAACGCCTTTGGCATTCCCACTACCGTCTCTGCCGCCGGTGTGGTCATTCTGCTCGGTATGATCATTTTTGGGGGCGTCAAGCGTATCGCCCACTTCACCCAGATAGTGGTGCCCTTCATGGCCCTGGGCTACATTCTGGTGGCCTTCGTGATCATCGTGCTCAATATCGGCCAGATCCCTGAGGTGGTCAGCCTGATCGTGGGCAGCGCCTTTGGCATGAAGGCGGGCTTTGGTGCCATTCTCGGCCTGGCCATCGAGTGGGGCGTGAAGCGCGGCATCTATTCCAACGAAGCCGGTCAGGGCACAGGCCCGCACGCCGCTGCCGCCGCCGAGGTATCTCACCCGGCCAAGCAGGGTCTGGTACAGAGCTTCTCGGTTTACATCGACACCCTGTTCGTGTGCTCCGCCACCGCCTTTATGATCATCATTACCGGTGCCTACAACGTGATGGGCAAGGCCGGTGAAGCCATCGTTGAGAAACTGCCCGGCGTGGAAGCCGGCCCCGGTTACACCCAGGCGGCGGTTGAATCCGTGATGCCCGGCTTTGGTGGCGTTTTCGTGGCGGTGGCGCTGTTCTTCTTCGCCTTTACCACCATACTGGCCTACTACTATATCGCCGAAACCAACGTGGCCTACATCAACCGCAAGGTGCACCGTCCCTGGCTGATGTTCGTGCTCAAGCTGGTGCTGATGGCGTCCGTGGTATACGGCTCGGTGAAGACCGCCGGCCTGGCCTGGGGCCTGGGTGATATCGGTGTGGGCCTGATGGCCTGGCTCAATATCGTTGCCATTCTGCTGCTGCAAAAGCCGGCGTTGATTGCCCTGAAAGACTATGAAGCGCAAAAGGCCGAGGGGCTGGACCCCACCTTTGACCCGGTCAAGCTCGGCATCAAAAACGCCGATCACTGGGTAAAGGGCAAGCCGTCCCGGGTGGCGGATGAAGACGGAGCGATAAACTCCGGTGTTCAGGCCGAACGTTCCTGA
- a CDS encoding M15 family metallopeptidase, whose protein sequence is MNFLSQPLQSQPEPDWARLQALPIADNGEPLVPLGLVPSPLRVYPAYFHLGVPGALTECYVRRSVLNRLQQAATLLPAGIELVVLDGWRPFRVQQYLFEALVDALRRRFPDEDDSTLLTRARRFVAPPSTDETAPSPHLTGGAVDVCLCDGRGQLLNMGTAFDDISPWSYTAAFEAVARPGAEEAEIIENRRLLHSCMTRAGFTNLPSEWWHYDYGNQSWAWYSQQPQALFGVAQQHGLAERWRAQVTVFAGA, encoded by the coding sequence ATGAACTTTCTTTCCCAGCCTCTGCAAAGCCAGCCCGAGCCTGACTGGGCGCGGTTGCAGGCCCTGCCCATTGCGGATAACGGCGAGCCCCTGGTACCTCTGGGGCTGGTGCCGTCGCCGCTCAGGGTCTATCCCGCCTATTTTCACCTGGGCGTGCCCGGAGCGTTGACCGAGTGCTATGTGCGCCGTTCGGTGCTGAATCGATTGCAGCAGGCGGCGACCCTGCTGCCCGCCGGCATCGAGCTGGTGGTGCTGGACGGCTGGCGCCCGTTTCGGGTGCAGCAATACCTGTTTGAGGCGTTGGTGGATGCCCTCAGGCGCCGGTTTCCCGACGAAGACGACAGCACCCTGCTGACCCGGGCCCGGCGTTTCGTGGCGCCACCCAGTACCGATGAAACCGCCCCCAGCCCACACCTGACCGGTGGTGCCGTGGATGTGTGCCTGTGTGACGGCCGCGGGCAGCTGCTCAACATGGGCACCGCTTTTGACGACATCAGCCCCTGGTCCTATACCGCCGCCTTTGAGGCGGTGGCCAGGCCCGGCGCCGAAGAAGCCGAGATCATCGAAAACCGCCGGCTGCTGCACAGCTGCATGACCCGGGCCGGTTTTACCAACCTGCCCAGTGAATGGTGGCATTACGACTACGGCAACCAGAGCTGGGCCTGGTACAGCCAGCAGCCTCAGGCACTGTTTGGCGTGGCCCAGCAACACGGCCTGGCCGAACGCTGGCGCGCCCAGGTGACCGTATTTGCCGGAGCCTGA
- a CDS encoding YgaP family membrane protein, with protein MKNNVGSVDRLSRIVLGPVLLTLCLWGRKLPGAGLGAPLATGLVSLCPRYKLPGIKSELGW; from the coding sequence ATGAAAAATAATGTTGGCAGCGTGGATCGGCTGAGCCGCATTGTGCTGGGCCCGGTGCTGCTCACCCTGTGTTTGTGGGGCCGCAAACTCCCCGGGGCTGGCTTGGGTGCTCCCCTGGCCACCGGTTTGGTCAGCCTTTGCCCGCGATACAAGCTGCCGGGGATTAAAAGCGAGTTGGGCTGGTAA
- the pta gene encoding phosphate acetyltransferase, whose product MTRTIMLIPVSSGVGATSVSLGMVRAMERNGVNVSFFKPVSQPRTRRKVQDHSTAVVANGTSLTPPEPFALSYAESMISAGNLDVLLEEIVARFEKHVSDSGAEVVVVEGLIPTDKQPFATRINYDIAKALDADMVFIAQPGSDSSQYLKERLELACANFGGVLNKRIVGCIINKVGAPVDEQGNTRPDLTEMFNPGYKGEHVTANLEVLQVFGKTPLRILGCIPWNTQLVAPRAVDLARHLNATIINEGALNTRRLQSVTFCARALHNMVQHFKPGSLLVASGDRSDVIVSVCLAAMNGVKIGALLLTGSYHPEPQIMDLCQRATETGLPILMVNTNTWQTAVSLQHFNLEIPVDDAGRIEAVQDYVAGHIDKHWIESLSAKSARSRRLSPPAFRYQLTELARRAAKRIVLPEGEEPRTIKAAAICAERGIARPVLLGSHDEIMRIAAQQGVVLDEKVDIVDPAEVRENYVERLVELRKSKGITEVVAREQLQDNVVLGTMMLERDEVDGLVSGAVNTTANTIRPPLQIIKTAPGCSLVSSVFFMLLPDQVLVYGDCAINPDPTAEQLAEIAIQSAESARAFGIEPRVAMISYSTGTSGSGADVEKVREATRLAQEKRPDLVIDGPLQYDAAIMENVAKSKAPNSPVAGKATVFIFPDLNTGNTTYKAVQRSAQLVSIGPMLQGMRKPVNDLSRGALVDDIVYTIALTAIQAGQHGKG is encoded by the coding sequence ATGACCAGAACCATTATGCTGATCCCGGTCAGCAGCGGGGTGGGGGCCACTTCGGTGAGCCTGGGCATGGTGCGCGCCATGGAGCGCAACGGCGTGAATGTCAGCTTTTTCAAGCCGGTGTCCCAGCCGCGCACCCGCCGCAAGGTGCAGGATCACTCCACCGCCGTGGTGGCCAACGGCACCAGCCTGACGCCGCCGGAGCCCTTTGCCCTGAGTTATGCCGAGAGCATGATCTCGGCGGGCAACCTGGATGTGCTGCTGGAGGAGATCGTCGCCCGCTTTGAAAAGCACGTTTCCGACAGCGGCGCCGAGGTGGTGGTGGTGGAAGGCCTGATCCCCACCGACAAGCAGCCCTTTGCCACCCGCATCAACTACGACATCGCCAAGGCGCTGGACGCCGACATGGTGTTTATCGCCCAGCCCGGCAGCGACAGCAGCCAATATTTAAAAGAGCGCCTCGAGCTGGCCTGCGCCAATTTCGGCGGTGTGCTCAACAAACGCATTGTGGGCTGCATCATCAACAAGGTGGGGGCGCCGGTGGACGAGCAGGGCAATACCCGTCCCGATCTCACCGAAATGTTCAATCCCGGTTACAAGGGCGAGCACGTCACCGCCAACCTGGAAGTGCTGCAGGTGTTTGGCAAAACCCCGTTGCGCATTCTGGGCTGCATTCCCTGGAACACCCAGCTGGTGGCGCCCCGGGCGGTGGATCTGGCCCGCCATCTCAACGCCACCATCATCAACGAGGGTGCGCTCAACACCCGCCGGCTGCAAAGCGTGACCTTCTGTGCCCGGGCGCTGCATAACATGGTGCAGCACTTCAAGCCCGGCAGCCTGCTGGTGGCCTCGGGCGATCGCTCCGATGTGATTGTCTCGGTGTGCCTGGCGGCGATGAACGGCGTCAAGATCGGCGCCCTGCTGCTCACCGGCAGCTATCATCCCGAGCCCCAGATCATGGACTTGTGCCAGCGCGCCACCGAAACCGGCCTGCCCATTCTGATGGTCAACACCAACACCTGGCAGACTGCGGTCAGCCTGCAGCACTTCAACCTGGAGATCCCGGTGGACGACGCCGGCCGCATCGAGGCGGTGCAGGACTACGTGGCCGGCCATATCGACAAGCACTGGATCGAGTCGCTGTCGGCCAAGTCGGCCCGCAGCCGCCGGCTCAGCCCGCCGGCCTTCCGTTACCAGCTCACCGAGCTGGCCCGCCGCGCCGCCAAGCGCATTGTGCTGCCGGAAGGGGAAGAGCCGCGCACCATCAAGGCCGCCGCCATCTGTGCCGAGCGGGGCATTGCCCGGCCGGTACTGCTGGGCAGCCACGACGAGATCATGCGCATTGCCGCCCAGCAAGGGGTGGTGCTGGATGAAAAGGTCGATATCGTGGATCCGGCCGAGGTGCGCGAAAACTACGTCGAGCGGCTGGTGGAGCTGCGCAAGAGCAAGGGCATTACCGAGGTGGTGGCCCGGGAGCAGTTGCAGGACAACGTGGTGCTGGGCACCATGATGCTGGAGCGGGACGAGGTGGACGGCCTGGTGTCGGGCGCGGTCAACACCACTGCCAATACCATTCGCCCGCCGCTGCAGATCATCAAGACCGCGCCGGGCTGCTCGCTGGTGTCGTCGGTGTTCTTTATGCTGCTGCCGGATCAGGTGCTGGTATACGGCGACTGCGCCATCAACCCGGATCCCACCGCCGAACAGCTGGCGGAGATCGCCATTCAGTCGGCGGAGTCGGCCCGGGCCTTTGGCATTGAGCCCCGCGTTGCGATGATTTCCTATTCCACCGGCACTTCCGGCTCCGGCGCCGACGTGGAGAAGGTGCGCGAGGCCACCCGTCTGGCCCAGGAGAAGCGCCCGGATCTGGTGATCGACGGCCCGCTGCAGTACGACGCCGCCATCATGGAGAACGTGGCCAAGTCCAAGGCACCCAACTCGCCGGTGGCGGGCAAGGCCACCGTGTTCATCTTTCCGGATCTGAACACCGGCAATACCACCTACAAGGCGGTGCAGCGTTCGGCCCAGCTGGTGTCCATCGGCCCCATGCTGCAGGGCATGCGCAAGCCGGTGAATGATCTGTCCCGGGGCGCCCTGGTGGACGACATTGTCTATACCATAGCGCTTACCGCCATTCAGGCCGGCCAGCACGGCAAGGGCTGA
- a CDS encoding acetate kinase, whose amino-acid sequence MSNDLVLVLNCGSSSLKFAILDAESGSEKLSGLAECFYLADARIKWKLNGEKDEAALGAGAAHQQALDFIVERLLKPHPELMQGLVAVGHRVVHGGEKFTRSVLIDDEVIAGIEACASLAPLHNPAHLVGIASAQASFPALPQVAVFDTAFHQTMPEQAYLYAIPHSLYREHGIRRYGMHGTSHYFITQEAARVLNRPVGELNIISCHLGNGASVCAVKNGQSVDTSMGLTPLEGLVMGTRCGDIDPAIVFHLHDALGYSVERINTLLTKESGLLGLTETSSDCRFAEDNYETLPEAKRALDIFAYRLAKYIAGYACALDGRLDAIVFTGGIGENSARVRELTLSKLALLGVKLDDEANLSARFGQAGCISAAGSLPVWVLPTNEEWVIAQDALALAQPQGEKQ is encoded by the coding sequence ATGAGTAATGATCTGGTCCTGGTGCTGAACTGCGGCAGTTCCTCGCTGAAGTTCGCCATTCTGGACGCCGAAAGCGGCAGCGAGAAATTGTCCGGCCTGGCCGAGTGCTTTTATCTTGCCGATGCCCGTATCAAATGGAAACTTAACGGCGAAAAGGATGAAGCCGCACTGGGAGCCGGAGCCGCCCACCAGCAGGCGCTGGACTTTATTGTGGAGCGGCTGCTCAAGCCACACCCCGAGCTGATGCAGGGGCTGGTGGCGGTGGGCCACCGGGTGGTGCACGGCGGCGAGAAGTTTACCCGCTCTGTGCTGATCGATGACGAGGTGATTGCGGGCATTGAAGCCTGTGCCAGCCTGGCACCGCTGCATAACCCGGCGCACCTGGTGGGCATCGCCTCGGCGCAGGCATCGTTTCCGGCCCTGCCGCAGGTGGCGGTGTTCGACACCGCCTTTCACCAGACCATGCCCGAGCAGGCCTACCTGTACGCCATTCCCCATTCCCTGTACCGGGAGCACGGCATTCGCCGTTACGGCATGCACGGCACCAGTCATTATTTCATTACCCAGGAAGCGGCCCGGGTGCTGAACAGGCCGGTTGGCGAGCTCAACATCATCAGTTGCCATCTGGGCAACGGCGCCTCCGTGTGTGCGGTGAAAAATGGCCAGTCGGTAGACACCTCCATGGGCCTGACCCCGCTGGAAGGCCTGGTGATGGGCACCCGTTGTGGTGACATCGATCCCGCCATCGTCTTTCACCTGCACGATGCCCTGGGTTACAGCGTGGAGCGCATCAACACCCTGCTCACCAAGGAGTCGGGCCTGCTGGGTCTGACCGAAACCTCCAGCGACTGCCGCTTTGCCGAAGACAATTACGAAACGCTGCCCGAAGCCAAACGGGCGCTGGATATTTTTGCCTATCGCCTGGCCAAATACATAGCCGGTTATGCCTGCGCCCTGGATGGCCGGCTGGATGCCATCGTGTTCACCGGCGGCATCGGTGAAAACTCCGCCAGGGTACGTGAGCTGACTTTGTCGAAGCTGGCCCTGCTGGGGGTTAAGCTGGATGATGAAGCCAACCTGAGCGCCCGCTTTGGCCAGGCCGGCTGTATCAGCGCGGCCGGCAGTCTGCCGGTGTGGGTACTGCCCACCAACGAAGAGTGGGTGATCGCTCAGGATGCGCTGGCGCTGGCCCAACCACAGGGGGAAAAGCAATGA
- the yfbV gene encoding terminus macrodomain insulation protein YfbV produces MSPFTHTLHRGQEYLTIWPQERQLASLFPECRIMAATRFGIKTMPALITLSLLLQFQFGAPHYWPSVVASVLFLASLPLQGYYWLGKRADTRLPPSLREWYLQIHEKVAAAGGEIKAPVSRPRYFELGETLNSAFRQLDKSFIREL; encoded by the coding sequence ATGAGTCCCTTCACTCACACCCTGCATCGCGGCCAGGAATACCTGACCATCTGGCCCCAGGAACGCCAGCTGGCTTCCCTGTTCCCGGAATGCCGCATCATGGCCGCCACCCGCTTCGGCATCAAAACCATGCCGGCGCTGATCACCCTGAGCCTGCTGCTGCAGTTTCAGTTCGGCGCTCCCCACTACTGGCCCAGCGTGGTGGCGTCGGTGCTGTTTCTGGCCAGCCTGCCGCTGCAGGGCTACTACTGGCTGGGCAAGCGCGCCGACACGCGGCTGCCGCCCTCGCTGAGGGAATGGTATTTACAGATACACGAAAAGGTGGCCGCCGCCGGCGGCGAAATCAAGGCACCGGTGTCCCGCCCCCGCTACTTTGAGCTGGGCGAGACCCTGAACTCGGCATTCAGGCAACTGGACAAGTCCTTTATCAGAGAGCTTTGA
- the tpx gene encoding thiol peroxidase, whose translation MSSVTFQGNSVAVSGQLPTAGQTAPDFTLTGADLSDIKLADFKGKKVLLNIFPSIDTGVCATSVRTFNEKAAGLDNTQVLCVSMDLPFAGSRFCAAEGLENVQVASAFRHTEFLADYGVALSDGALRGLSARAVVCIDENGKVTHVERVAELTNEPNYEAALAALK comes from the coding sequence ATGTCTTCCGTAACTTTTCAGGGTAATTCCGTCGCCGTTTCCGGTCAGCTGCCCACCGCAGGCCAGACCGCCCCCGATTTCACCCTGACCGGTGCCGATCTGAGCGACATCAAGCTGGCCGATTTCAAGGGCAAGAAGGTGCTGCTGAACATCTTCCCCAGCATTGACACCGGCGTGTGCGCCACCAGCGTGCGCACCTTTAACGAAAAGGCCGCCGGCCTCGACAACACTCAGGTACTGTGTGTGTCCATGGATCTGCCCTTTGCCGGCAGCCGCTTCTGCGCCGCCGAAGGCCTGGAAAACGTGCAGGTGGCGTCTGCCTTCCGTCACACCGAGTTCCTGGCCGACTACGGCGTGGCCCTGAGCGACGGTGCCCTGCGCGGCCTGTCTGCCCGTGCCGTGGTATGCATCGACGAAAACGGCAAGGTAACCCATGTTGAGCGGGTGGCCGAGCTGACCAACGAGCCCAACTACGAGGCCGCCCTGGCCGCGCTGAAGTGA